From one Desulfobaccales bacterium genomic stretch:
- a CDS encoding branched-chain amino acid ABC transporter permease: protein MTRSTWLTLASLVLLAAFLAVAERYGNEYQVRLLHNTAVFITLAVSYHLINGVCGQLHLGPNAFITLGAYTAALLTLTPAEKAANFLLTPLIWPVSEVSLPLAPALVAGGLVAAAFGVLTGFPVFRVRGDYLAIATLGFGEVVRVVANNLQGLTNGPLGLKGLHPLGSLGWSWGVAVITVLVVHRLKNSSFGRAMQAIREDETAARAMGVDTFRHLMLAYVLSAFFFGVGGGLLAHLITTISPGLFSFFLTFQLLIIIVVGGLGSTTGAVLSAIFFTLAGEWLRVVEEPRQLFGLMVPGIPGLRMVIFSLLLLMVILFFRRGLLGRREFTWAAATAWLTGRFRTGAG from the coding sequence ATGACCCGCTCCACCTGGCTCACCCTGGCGTCCTTGGTGCTCCTGGCCGCGTTTCTGGCCGTGGCGGAGCGCTACGGCAACGAATATCAGGTGCGCCTGCTCCACAACACCGCGGTCTTCATCACCCTGGCGGTGAGCTACCATCTCATCAACGGCGTCTGCGGCCAATTGCACCTGGGGCCTAACGCCTTCATCACCCTGGGGGCCTACACCGCCGCCCTCCTCACCCTGACCCCGGCGGAGAAGGCGGCCAATTTCCTCCTCACCCCCCTCATCTGGCCGGTGAGCGAGGTGAGCCTGCCCCTGGCGCCGGCGCTTGTGGCCGGGGGACTGGTGGCCGCCGCCTTCGGCGTGCTCACCGGCTTCCCGGTCTTCCGGGTCAGGGGGGATTACCTGGCCATCGCCACTTTGGGGTTTGGCGAGGTGGTGCGGGTGGTGGCCAACAACCTCCAGGGCCTCACCAACGGGCCTTTGGGCCTCAAGGGCTTGCATCCCCTGGGGAGTCTGGGGTGGTCCTGGGGGGTGGCGGTCATCACGGTCCTAGTGGTCCACCGCCTGAAAAACTCGAGCTTTGGCCGGGCCATGCAGGCCATCCGGGAGGATGAGACCGCGGCCCGGGCCATGGGGGTGGACACCTTCCGCCACCTGATGCTGGCCTATGTGCTCAGCGCCTTCTTTTTCGGGGTGGGAGGAGGGCTCTTGGCGCACCTCATCACCACCATCTCCCCGGGGCTGTTCAGCTTCTTCCTCACCTTCCAGCTCCTCATCATCATCGTGGTGGGGGGCCTGGGCTCCACCACCGGCGCGGTGCTCTCCGCCATCTTTTTCACCCTGGCGGGGGAGTGGCTCCGGGTGGTGGAGGAGCCCCGGCAGCTCTTCGGGCTGATGGTTCCAGGGATTCCGGGTCTGCGCATGGTGATCTTTTCCCTCCTGCTGCTCATGGTCATCCTCTTTTTCCGGCGGGGGCTTCTGGGGCGGCGGGAATTCACCTGGGCGGCGGCCACCGCCTGGCTTACCGGCCGGTTCCGGACCGGGGCAGGTTGA
- a CDS encoding ABC transporter ATP-binding protein — protein sequence MALLELCQVGMRFGGLLALADLNLSVPEGGLYGLIGPNGAGKTTVFNLISGFLTPTSGSIRLNGTELVGLPPHRITAVGVARTFQNIRLFGELTVLDHVLIGQHLRGRAQWWQAVLALPGARREAKAQERRAWELLTEVGLAEVAHEPAGQLPYGHQRRLEIARALATGPRLLLLDEPAAGLNPQETRELMNFLQDIRRRYGLTLLLIEHNLPLVMGLCEHLTVLDHGLTIAQGPPAAVQQDPAVIRAYIGKR from the coding sequence ATGGCGCTGCTGGAGCTTTGCCAGGTGGGCATGCGCTTCGGGGGGCTTCTGGCCTTGGCAGACCTGAATCTTTCGGTGCCGGAAGGCGGCCTCTATGGCCTCATCGGCCCCAACGGCGCCGGCAAGACCACGGTCTTCAATCTCATCAGCGGCTTTCTGACGCCCACCAGCGGCAGCATCCGCCTCAACGGCACCGAGCTGGTGGGTCTGCCCCCCCACCGCATCACCGCGGTGGGGGTGGCCCGCACCTTCCAGAACATCCGCCTCTTCGGGGAGCTCACGGTGCTGGACCATGTCCTGATAGGCCAGCACCTCCGGGGCCGCGCCCAGTGGTGGCAGGCGGTCCTGGCCCTGCCCGGCGCCCGGCGGGAGGCTAAGGCGCAGGAGCGGCGGGCCTGGGAGCTCCTCACCGAGGTGGGGCTGGCGGAGGTGGCCCACGAGCCCGCGGGCCAGCTCCCTTACGGCCACCAGAGGCGCCTGGAGATCGCCCGCGCCTTGGCCACCGGCCCCCGGCTGCTCCTCCTGGATGAACCGGCCGCCGGCCTCAATCCCCAGGAGACCCGGGAACTCATGAATTTCTTGCAGGACATCCGGCGCCGCTACGGCCTCACCCTGCTCCTCATCGAACACAACCTGCCACTGGTCATGGGCCTGTGCGAGCACCTCACGGTGCTGGACCACGGCCTCACCATCGCCCAGGGGCCGCCGGCGGCGGTGCAACAGGACCCCGCGGTGATCCGGGCCTATATCGGGAAGAGGTAA
- a CDS encoding branched-chain amino acid ABC transporter permease → MDGLTLLQQLVNGLSLGSLYALIAVGYTMVYGILRLINFAHGDLIMVAAYVAVMGVGLFSWPWPLAAGLAILVTGLLGVILERAAYRPLRRAPRISLLISAIAASFLLENLVLVLAGGRPRAFPAPAWLAGSLELGGLYLPRLSLVIPAVTALSVGALFFLVYGTATGRAMRAIAADWETVSLMGVDVNRIISLTFLTGSLLAGVGGTLWALKYPQVNPFLGILPGLKAFIAAVLGGIGNLAGAVAGGLILGLLEVLIVAAFPTWAGYRDAVAFGLLIVILLVRPTGLWGESLEEEKL, encoded by the coding sequence ATGGATGGGTTGACCCTGCTGCAGCAGCTGGTGAACGGCCTCTCCTTGGGGAGCCTGTATGCCCTCATTGCCGTGGGTTACACCATGGTCTATGGCATCCTGCGTCTCATCAACTTCGCCCACGGCGACCTCATCATGGTGGCCGCTTATGTGGCGGTGATGGGGGTGGGGCTCTTTTCCTGGCCCTGGCCCCTGGCCGCCGGGCTGGCCATCCTGGTGACCGGCCTTTTGGGAGTCATCTTGGAGCGGGCCGCCTACCGGCCGCTGCGCCGGGCGCCCCGTATCTCGCTCCTCATCTCCGCCATCGCCGCTTCTTTTCTCTTGGAGAACCTGGTCCTGGTGCTGGCCGGGGGGCGGCCCCGGGCCTTCCCGGCCCCTGCCTGGCTTGCGGGCTCCCTGGAGCTGGGAGGACTCTATCTCCCCCGCCTCAGCCTGGTTATCCCCGCGGTGACCGCCCTCAGTGTCGGGGCCTTGTTTTTTCTGGTTTATGGCACCGCCACCGGCCGGGCCATGCGGGCCATCGCCGCGGACTGGGAGACCGTGAGCCTCATGGGGGTGGATGTGAACCGCATCATCTCCCTCACCTTCCTCACCGGATCCCTCCTCGCTGGGGTGGGAGGAACCCTCTGGGCCCTGAAATACCCCCAGGTCAACCCCTTCCTGGGGATTCTCCCGGGCCTGAAAGCCTTCATCGCCGCGGTGCTGGGGGGCATCGGCAACCTGGCGGGCGCGGTAGCCGGGGGGCTCATCCTGGGCCTCCTGGAGGTCCTCATCGTGGCCGCCTTCCCTACCTGGGCCGGCTACCGGGACGCCGTGGCCTTCGGCCTGCTCATCGTCATTTTGCTGGTCAGGCCCACTGGCCTGTGGGGCGAAAGCCTGGAGGAGGAGAAATTATAG
- the fusA gene encoding elongation factor G: MRLEQLRNIGIIAHIDAGKTTLTERILYYTGRTHKIGEVHDGAATMDWMPEEQERGITITAAVTTCQWKGVMINLIDTPGHVDFTIEVERSLRVLDGAIGVFDAVSGVEPQSETVWHQADRYRVPKLAFINKMDRPGADFWMSVASLREKLGAHPLPITIPWGEEDRFQGVFHLLSLTAWKWQEETLGAVYEELPIPPEYEEEVRRRREELLEALAEVDDAFMEAYLSEAQVSPEEVVAAIHRATIALKGVPVYAGAALRNKGIQPLLDGIKDFLPNPLEVPAITGENPETGEMETRPTRISGPLAALAFKIQMFGGQRLTYVRLYCGTLKVGQEVYNPVKQVTEKVGRILRMHANKREPLEEAQAGAIVALVGLKHTTTGDTLCTPGHPIVLEPISSYVPVISLAIEPETRDDQERLGPALARLAEEDPSLKVHLDEDTGQTLLSGMGELHLEVVQHRLEREFHTRIRAGRPQVVYRETITQAVEETGTFDRELAGKQHFAAVRLSLSPRSRGAGNSFTSFLPEDHPAAPFVPVIEQAVKEALAGGPAFGHPAEDIAVALVDAQVREGQASDMAFRVAAMTAVKQAVAQARPVLLEPIMKVEIIVPEEFTGEVLGDLHARKGKTEQLTAKGPVRIITAKAPLGAMFGYATALRSLTQGRGTFTLQFDHFGTVDK; encoded by the coding sequence GTGCGACTGGAACAGCTGCGCAATATCGGCATCATCGCGCACATCGATGCGGGCAAGACCACCCTCACCGAGCGCATCCTCTATTACACCGGCCGCACCCACAAGATCGGGGAGGTGCACGACGGCGCCGCCACCATGGACTGGATGCCCGAAGAACAGGAGCGGGGCATCACCATCACCGCGGCGGTGACCACCTGCCAGTGGAAGGGGGTGATGATCAACCTCATCGACACCCCCGGGCATGTGGATTTCACTATCGAAGTAGAGCGCAGCCTCCGGGTCCTGGACGGCGCCATCGGGGTCTTCGACGCGGTGAGCGGGGTGGAGCCGCAGTCCGAAACGGTGTGGCACCAGGCGGACCGTTACCGGGTGCCCAAGCTGGCCTTTATCAACAAGATGGACCGCCCCGGGGCGGATTTCTGGATGAGTGTGGCCAGCCTCCGGGAGAAGCTGGGGGCCCACCCCCTCCCCATCACCATCCCCTGGGGAGAGGAGGACCGCTTCCAGGGGGTCTTTCATCTGCTCAGCCTCACCGCCTGGAAGTGGCAGGAGGAGACCCTGGGCGCGGTGTATGAGGAGCTGCCCATCCCGCCGGAGTATGAAGAAGAGGTGCGCCGGCGGCGGGAGGAGCTCCTCGAGGCCCTGGCAGAGGTGGACGACGCCTTCATGGAGGCCTACTTAAGCGAGGCCCAGGTGAGCCCGGAGGAGGTGGTGGCCGCCATCCACCGGGCCACCATCGCCCTCAAAGGCGTGCCGGTCTATGCCGGCGCGGCTCTCCGCAACAAGGGCATCCAGCCCCTCCTGGACGGCATCAAGGATTTCTTGCCCAATCCCCTGGAGGTGCCGGCCATCACCGGGGAAAACCCCGAAACCGGGGAGATGGAGACCCGGCCCACCCGGATCTCCGGTCCCCTGGCGGCCCTGGCCTTCAAGATCCAGATGTTCGGCGGCCAGCGCCTTACTTATGTGCGGCTGTACTGCGGCACCCTCAAGGTGGGTCAGGAAGTCTACAACCCGGTGAAGCAGGTGACCGAGAAGGTGGGGCGCATCCTGCGCATGCACGCCAACAAGCGGGAGCCCCTGGAGGAGGCCCAGGCCGGGGCCATCGTGGCCTTGGTGGGGCTCAAACACACCACCACCGGCGACACCCTGTGCACCCCCGGCCACCCCATCGTGCTGGAGCCCATCAGCTCCTATGTGCCGGTGATCTCCCTGGCCATCGAGCCGGAGACCCGGGACGACCAGGAGCGCTTGGGCCCGGCCTTGGCCCGCCTGGCGGAAGAGGACCCCAGCCTCAAGGTGCATCTGGACGAGGATACCGGCCAGACGCTCCTTTCCGGCATGGGGGAGCTCCACCTGGAGGTGGTGCAGCATCGCCTGGAGCGGGAATTCCACACCCGCATCCGGGCCGGGCGGCCTCAGGTGGTCTATCGGGAGACCATCACCCAGGCGGTGGAGGAGACCGGCACCTTCGACCGGGAGCTGGCGGGCAAACAGCATTTTGCCGCGGTGCGCCTGAGCCTCTCCCCCCGCTCCCGGGGCGCCGGCAACTCCTTCACCTCCTTTTTGCCGGAGGACCATCCTGCCGCCCCCTTTGTGCCGGTGATTGAGCAGGCGGTGAAAGAGGCCCTGGCGGGGGGTCCGGCCTTCGGCCACCCGGCGGAGGACATCGCCGTGGCCCTGGTGGACGCCCAGGTGCGGGAAGGCCAGGCCAGCGACATGGCCTTCAGGGTGGCCGCCATGACCGCGGTGAAGCAGGCCGTGGCCCAGGCCCGGCCGGTGCTCCTGGAGCCCATCATGAAGGTGGAGATCATCGTGCCCGAGGAGTTCACCGGCGAGGTTTTGGGCGACCTCCACGCCCGCAAGGGCAAGACCGAGCAGCTCACCGCCAAGGGGCCGGTGAGGATCATCACCGCCAAGGCCCCCTTGGGCGCCATGTTCGGCTATGCCACCGCCCTGCGGTCGCTGACCCAGGGGCGGGGTACCTTCACCCTGCAATTCGACCATTTCGGCACAGTGGACAAATGA